A stretch of Anolis sagrei isolate rAnoSag1 chromosome X, rAnoSag1.mat, whole genome shotgun sequence DNA encodes these proteins:
- the SPRING1 gene encoding SREBP regulating gene protein isoform X2, protein MVQLLGLVWRRLLRKRWVLGVVFGLSLVYFLSSTFKQEDRVLWDRNIPQAQDEDHPIAWKVQFSPGNGSQQGNQCRNSVQGKLLITDELGYICERKDVLVNGCCNVDAPGTKLYSCDSCLSNGCCSVYEACVSCCLQPNKQQVLENFLNRAAVAFRNLFLSVEDHFELCLAKCRTSSQSVQHENTYRNPIAKYCYGEYPPDLLSV, encoded by the exons ATGGTGCAGTTGCTGGGCCTGGTGTGGCGGAGGCTGCTGCGCAAGCGCTGGGTCCTGGGTGTCGTCTTCGGCCTCTCGCTCGTCTACTTCCTCAGCAGCACCTTCAAACAG GAAGACCGAGTACTATGGGACCGAAATATCCCCCAGGCGCAAGACGAAGACCATCCCATTGCATGGAAAGTCCAGTTCAGTCCAGGGAACGGCAGTCAGCAGGGGAACCAGTGTCGAAACTCAGTCCAAGGGAAACTGCTGATCACGGATGAGCTAG GCTATATCTGTGAACGGAAGGACGTGTTGGTGAACGGCTGTTGTAACGTCGATGCACCCGGCACGAAGCTGTACAGCTGCGATAGCTGCCTGTCAAATGGCTGTTGCAGTGTGTACGAGGCCTGCGTTTCCTGCTGCCTACAGCCAAACAAG CAACAGGTTCTGGAAAATTTTCTGAATCGAGCGGCAGTGGCATTCCGGAACCTTTTCCTATCTGTCGAGGATCATTTTGAGCTGTGTCTGGCGAAATGCAGGACCTCATCCCAG AGCGTCCAGCACGAAAATACCTATCGGAACCCAATTGCCAAATATTGCTATGGGGAGTACCCTCCTGATCTCTTGTCTGTGTGA
- the SPRING1 gene encoding SREBP regulating gene protein isoform X1, whose translation MVQLLGLVWRRLLRKRWVLGVVFGLSLVYFLSSTFKQEDRVLWDRNIPQAQDEDHPIAWKVQFSPGNGSQQGNQCRNSVQGKLLITDELGYICERKDVLVNGCCNVDAPGTKLYSCDSCLSNGCCSVYEACVSCCLQPNKSLHLGSVVDLSILALMALVRMACSWAARIRSSFVSFFRVPFVSHSHVFSLSICLSIFPKNSPWRAFFCQFSLLL comes from the exons ATGGTGCAGTTGCTGGGCCTGGTGTGGCGGAGGCTGCTGCGCAAGCGCTGGGTCCTGGGTGTCGTCTTCGGCCTCTCGCTCGTCTACTTCCTCAGCAGCACCTTCAAACAG GAAGACCGAGTACTATGGGACCGAAATATCCCCCAGGCGCAAGACGAAGACCATCCCATTGCATGGAAAGTCCAGTTCAGTCCAGGGAACGGCAGTCAGCAGGGGAACCAGTGTCGAAACTCAGTCCAAGGGAAACTGCTGATCACGGATGAGCTAG GCTATATCTGTGAACGGAAGGACGTGTTGGTGAACGGCTGTTGTAACGTCGATGCACCCGGCACGAAGCTGTACAGCTGCGATAGCTGCCTGTCAAATGGCTGTTGCAGTGTGTACGAGGCCTGCGTTTCCTGCTGCCTACAGCCAAACAAG agtctacatttgggatctgtcgtcgacctttcaattctggctttgatggcattggttcgaatggcttgttcttgggctgccagaatcaggtcctcctttgtctcctttttcagagttccatttgtgagccacagccatgttttttctttgtcaatttgcctctcaatttttcccaagaatagtccatggagagccttcttttgccagttttctcttctgctctaa